The following proteins come from a genomic window of Thiothrix winogradskyi:
- a CDS encoding transcriptional regulator has product MNTVVLDVRTLQDSLADFTNALKTGENSTPRISFETPELLWQTLTIKRWEILKAMTGCGVLSIREVARRVNRDVKAVHGDVHALLNSGLLKKSGDGVSFPYDGIHVDFMLQAAA; this is encoded by the coding sequence ATGAACACAGTCGTACTTGATGTCCGCACGTTGCAAGACTCACTGGCAGACTTCACTAACGCATTAAAAACGGGGGAAAACTCCACGCCCCGCATCAGCTTTGAAACCCCTGAACTGTTATGGCAAACCCTGACCATCAAGCGTTGGGAAATCCTCAAAGCCATGACGGGCTGTGGCGTTCTCTCTATCCGTGAAGTAGCGCGGCGCGTAAACCGTGATGTGAAAGCCGTACACGGCGACGTTCATGCTTTGCTTAACTCAGGGTTGTTGAAAAAATCAGGTGATGGCGTGTCGTTCCCTTATGACGG
- a CDS encoding toxin-antitoxin system TumE family protein yields MSATEIFQRRIVLSANSFAELVAWELSSPVRGSLHHYKYRLAFVVDGICVVRYDNEAGKGDHKHIGIQEIACTFTSIDQLVSDFYTDVMRWRDEHSRT; encoded by the coding sequence ATGAGTGCCACTGAAATATTCCAACGCCGCATTGTTTTATCTGCCAATAGTTTTGCAGAATTGGTGGCGTGGGAGTTGTCCTCACCAGTGCGTGGCAGTTTGCATCACTACAAATATCGCCTTGCATTCGTAGTCGATGGTATTTGTGTGGTGCGCTATGACAATGAAGCAGGCAAAGGCGACCACAAGCATATTGGCATACAAGAAATAGCCTGTACTTTTACGAGCATTGATCAACTGGTATCGGACTTTTATACAGACGTAATGAGGTGGCGCGATGAACACAGTCGTACTTGA
- a CDS encoding ATP-dependent DNA helicase, producing the protein MVLFFSVRQKMQSTNFQPLKSRWPYLYEYARFAEEYVYSDPHTTTIKLRCFAENLVGILYRELNLPCESSDDFFGKLKATAFQEIVDEAVLHKLHAIRVLGNKAAHGRSIDKDDALSLIKEAYLIGQWFYKTYSADIYDEYPAYIIPVKPPDRLNELNQVKENLARQLVAAKDELDRLKKSEKAALAEVAVLNQSLDQVKLQTFKNSAAQAASTIDFQVETTRKLINMHDIFAEYTLNDGQTELINRLNQFINSKEYNIFLLKGYAGTGKTFITKGLTEYFRAIGRNYILAAPTGKASKVIALKTNSPAYTIHKTIYSFHDIVEYRDDDIDGTETFKFYAKIAVNEHSVDTVYIVDEASMISDVYQEAEFFRFGTGYLLSDFLKFVNLDHNDHRKKVIFIGDNAQLPPVGMNASPALNAEYLLNKHHVHSTDFELTEVVRQKAESGVIKNSIPLRKALQENVFNQLDIDFKYSDVKQVEYQDLISHYLESCDNKINGESIIIAHSNADVADYNHMIREHFFPNCPEIARGDKVMALANSDAHGIFISNGDFGLISKVLGNSEKRRITLKRKNQDSKEIEETQVELVFREVKIGFKNLDGTPCFFQAKIIENLLYDKEPGLSSDQNKALYLDFCIRNKNIPRKSKEFKQLLKIDPYFNALRLKFGYAITCHKAQGSEWNNVFVKCKSHQNQLTSDYFRWLYTAITRTTQKLYLLDPPHLKLGAGIKSVPNIGINLGQQLIDEESNLQKTSSIDVSDALDTFGIPQNAPFLLTILKELRRLIDGKGIVIDSITHHQYQEAYLFKRGDEFSHIDVRYNGKGKITRITTSQSTEMSNEIVNLLSPLQGLPIVISTIKSIHDFNFEKSFLNDFHQRILVLTTENSITVQDVVEQQWSQRYTFIKDEERAVYDIWYNGKSQFTRCQAVITQCSRGTLVGKIEELLTKGMNL; encoded by the coding sequence ATGGTCTTATTTTTCAGCGTTCGTCAAAAAATGCAGTCAACTAATTTCCAGCCCTTGAAATCTCGCTGGCCATATTTGTATGAATATGCCCGTTTTGCCGAAGAGTATGTTTACTCAGATCCTCATACAACTACAATCAAGCTGCGCTGCTTTGCAGAAAACTTAGTAGGCATTCTATACCGAGAACTAAATCTACCTTGTGAGTCTTCTGATGATTTTTTCGGGAAACTAAAGGCTACGGCTTTCCAAGAAATTGTTGATGAGGCTGTTCTCCACAAACTCCATGCTATTCGTGTGCTGGGTAACAAAGCAGCTCATGGTCGCAGCATAGATAAAGATGATGCTCTTTCTCTGATCAAAGAAGCTTACTTGATCGGTCAATGGTTCTATAAAACCTACAGTGCCGACATTTACGATGAATACCCCGCGTATATTATTCCTGTTAAGCCTCCAGATCGTCTAAACGAACTCAATCAGGTAAAGGAGAATCTAGCTCGACAGTTGGTAGCTGCCAAAGACGAATTAGATAGACTGAAAAAGTCGGAGAAAGCTGCGCTGGCAGAAGTGGCGGTACTCAACCAGTCACTGGATCAGGTCAAACTTCAAACTTTCAAGAACTCGGCTGCCCAAGCAGCCAGTACGATAGATTTTCAAGTCGAAACCACCCGCAAGCTGATCAATATGCATGATATTTTTGCAGAATATACCCTTAATGATGGGCAGACAGAGTTGATTAACCGACTCAATCAGTTTATTAATAGCAAAGAATATAATATTTTTCTACTCAAAGGTTACGCAGGTACAGGTAAAACCTTTATCACTAAGGGATTGACAGAATATTTTCGTGCTATTGGTCGTAACTATATATTAGCGGCTCCAACTGGTAAAGCTTCCAAAGTTATTGCCCTTAAAACGAATTCACCCGCTTATACGATTCATAAAACTATTTATTCATTTCATGATATTGTTGAGTATCGTGATGATGATATTGATGGTACAGAAACATTCAAATTCTATGCAAAAATAGCAGTAAATGAACACTCTGTTGACACGGTTTATATTGTGGACGAAGCATCTATGATTTCTGATGTTTATCAGGAGGCAGAATTCTTTCGTTTTGGTACTGGCTATTTACTCTCTGATTTTCTCAAATTTGTTAATCTGGATCACAACGATCATCGTAAGAAAGTAATTTTTATCGGTGACAATGCACAATTACCGCCTGTTGGAATGAATGCTTCACCGGCTCTGAATGCAGAATACCTACTTAATAAACATCATGTGCATTCTACAGACTTCGAGTTGACGGAGGTAGTACGTCAGAAAGCTGAAAGCGGTGTCATTAAGAACTCAATACCGCTTCGCAAGGCATTACAGGAAAATGTGTTTAATCAGTTAGATATTGACTTCAAGTACTCTGACGTGAAACAGGTAGAATATCAGGACTTAATATCTCATTACCTAGAGTCTTGCGATAATAAAATTAATGGGGAATCTATCATTATTGCACACTCTAATGCAGATGTTGCTGACTACAATCATATGATTCGAGAGCATTTCTTTCCAAATTGCCCAGAAATAGCGCGTGGCGACAAGGTGATGGCACTGGCAAACAGTGACGCTCATGGCATTTTTATATCCAATGGCGATTTTGGCTTAATTAGCAAAGTACTGGGAAATTCAGAAAAACGCAGAATTACACTCAAAAGAAAAAACCAAGATTCAAAGGAAATTGAAGAAACCCAGGTTGAATTGGTATTTAGAGAAGTGAAAATTGGTTTTAAAAATCTGGATGGCACTCCATGCTTTTTCCAAGCAAAAATTATTGAAAATTTACTTTATGATAAAGAGCCTGGGCTATCCTCTGATCAGAACAAGGCACTGTATCTCGACTTTTGCATACGTAACAAGAACATACCAAGGAAAAGCAAGGAGTTTAAGCAGTTGCTGAAAATTGATCCTTACTTCAATGCATTGCGTCTTAAATTTGGCTATGCTATTACTTGTCACAAAGCACAAGGCAGCGAATGGAATAATGTTTTTGTGAAATGTAAAAGCCATCAAAACCAACTGACATCTGATTACTTTCGTTGGCTCTATACAGCAATTACTCGAACGACGCAAAAATTGTATCTACTTGATCCACCTCATCTTAAACTGGGAGCAGGAATTAAGTCTGTTCCAAATATAGGTATTAATCTAGGGCAACAGCTCATAGACGAAGAAAGTAATTTGCAAAAAACCTCATCTATTGATGTGTCCGATGCTTTGGATACATTTGGTATCCCACAAAATGCACCATTCCTATTAACCATTTTGAAAGAATTACGCAGATTGATCGATGGTAAAGGGATTGTAATTGATAGTATCACTCACCACCAATACCAAGAGGCTTATCTTTTTAAGCGTGGTGACGAATTCTCCCATATTGATGTGCGCTACAACGGCAAAGGTAAAATCACTCGTATAACGACATCACAATCAACGGAAATGAGTAATGAAATAGTCAATTTACTTTCACCACTTCAAGGATTGCCGATAGTTATAAGCACTATAAAATCGATTCATGATTTTAACTTTGAGAAGTCTTTTTTGAATGATTTTCACCAAAGAATTCTAGTTTTGACAACTGAAAACAGTATTACTGTTCAGGATGTAGTAGAACAACAATGGTCTCAGCGATACACTTTTATCAAAGATGAGGAACGTGCCGTATACGATATTTGGTATAACGGGAAAAGCCAATTTACCCGTTGTCAGGCAGTCATTACACAATGTTCGCGAGGAACGTTAGTCGGTAAGATTGAAGAGCTATTAACTAAGGGTATGAATTTATGA